Proteins encoded by one window of Salvia splendens isolate huo1 chromosome 14, SspV2, whole genome shotgun sequence:
- the LOC121764096 gene encoding uncharacterized protein LOC121764096 produces the protein MQASANKRRRHVEFEEGDLVWLKLQPYRQHSVARPLSAKLARRYYGPFEILERVGPVAYRLRLLEGSHIHDVFHVSQLREFVAGEGSMSHVPLPSDFIGDRPIVQPVAFVESQVMWHNGKAVEHVLVRWSDGSESPSLEPLEEIRKRFPNLHLEVKDDVKMVGVDTDSHAAEEPAVAKEPRAVTETPSQQQRETEDVAATRTLRSRDRIKPPRKYTA, from the coding sequence ATGCAGGCTTCCGCCAACAAGCGGCGGCGTCATGTCGAGTTCGAAGAGGGTGACTTGGTGTGGTTGAAACTTCAGCCCTATCGCCAACATTCGGTGGCCAGGCCACTGTCGGCCAAATTGGCAAGACGTTACTATGGGCCGTTTGAGATCTTGGAACGAGTAGGGCCAGTGGCGTACCGCCTGCGCCTTCTGGAAGGGAGTCACATCCATGACGTCTTTCACGTAAGTCAACTGCGTGAATTTGTGGCAGGGGAAGGATCAATGTCCCACGTTCCACTTCCAAGCGATTTTATAGGTGACCGTCCAATTGTGCAACCGGTGGCCTTTGTGGAGTCACAGGTCATGTGGCACAATGGAAAAGCTGTTGAGCACGTACTGGTCCGTTGGTCCGACGGGTCGGAATCTCCGTCTTTGGAGCCGTTAGAGGAGATTCGCAAGCGTTTTCCCAACCTCCACCTTGAGGTCAAGGATGATGTTAAGATGGTGGGAGTTGATACGGATTCCCATGCAGCAGAGGAGCCAGCTGTTGCCAAGGAACCGAGGGCTGTTACGGAGACACCGTCGCAGCAGCAAAGGGAGACAGAAGACGTAGCAGCGACGAGAACCTTGAGGTCGCGGGATCGAATCAAGCCGCCGAGGAAGTACACGGCTTAA
- the LOC121764616 gene encoding CST complex subunit STN1-like isoform X1, translated as MDLYNTHVKLLAFDFLSLTPTRADPSCFQRKGLRLSRAESIGVVVTRQLKPGKFLRFTIDDGTGCIPCVLWLNHLTSSYFSRRSPSSVRSIARTALHFASEIKLGVVARVRGRITAYRGTVQITVSDAVLETDPNAQVLHWLDCVRMLRNRHSLELFVAYCF; from the exons ATGGATCTGTACAACACTCACGTGAAGCTTCTCGCCTttgattttctctctcttacccCCACCCGAGCAGATCCCTCCTGCTTCCAGCGCAAAGGGCTGCGCCTATCCCGCGCCGAGTCGATCGGAGTGGTGGTGACTCGGCAGCTCAAGCCCGGCAAATTCCTCCGCTTCACCATCGATGACGGCACCGGCTGCATCCCCTGTGTCCTCTGGCTCAACCACCTCACCTCCTCTTACTTCTCCCGGCGGAGCCCATCATCTGTTCGATCAATTGCCCGAACGGCGCTCCACTTCGCCTCCGAGATCAAGCTCGGCGTCGTCGCCAGGGTGCGCGGCAGGATCACCGCCTACCGAGGAACCGTCCAGATCACGGTTTCCGATGCCGTGTTGGAGACCGATCCGAATGCGCAGGTTTTGCATTGGCTGGACTGTGTCAG AATGTTACGCAATCGACACAGCCTTGAACTGTTCGTCGCATACTGCTTCTGA
- the LOC121764616 gene encoding serine/threonine/tyrosine-protein kinase HT1-like isoform X3, whose product MDFKNVGKARDLEEEARDNTNAENSVYSRAGMIDFKTWDVQLEKHLNRDWPRNTEGRNQPEEWEIDLAKLDIKNAIAHGTYGTVYKGVYDAQDVAVRMLRNRHSLELFVAYCF is encoded by the exons ATGGATTTCAAGAATGTGGGGAAAGCCCGGGATTTGGAAGAAGAGGCCCGGGATAATACTAATGCAGAGAATAGTGTGTACTCGAGGGCTGGTATGATTGATTTCAAGACATGGGATGTGCAGTTGGAGAAGCATTTGAACCGGGACTGGCCCAGAAACACCGAGGGCCGCAACCAGCCCGAGGAATGGGAGATTGATCTGGCTAAGCTTGACATCAAGAATGCCATAGCTCATGGCACCTATGGCACTGTCTATAAAGGTGTTTATGATGCCCAAGATGTTGCAG TCAGAATGTTACGCAATCGACACAGCCTTGAACTGTTCGTCGCATACTGCTTCTGA
- the LOC121764616 gene encoding CST complex subunit STN1-like isoform X2, translated as MDLYNTHVKLLAFDFLSLTPTRADPSCFQRKGLRLSRAESIGVVVTRQLKPGKFLRFTIDDGTGCIPCVLWLNHLTSSYFSRRSPSSVRSIARTALHFASEIKLGVVARVRGRITAYRGTVQITVSDAVLETDPNAQVLHWLDCVSQNVTQSTQP; from the exons ATGGATCTGTACAACACTCACGTGAAGCTTCTCGCCTttgattttctctctcttacccCCACCCGAGCAGATCCCTCCTGCTTCCAGCGCAAAGGGCTGCGCCTATCCCGCGCCGAGTCGATCGGAGTGGTGGTGACTCGGCAGCTCAAGCCCGGCAAATTCCTCCGCTTCACCATCGATGACGGCACCGGCTGCATCCCCTGTGTCCTCTGGCTCAACCACCTCACCTCCTCTTACTTCTCCCGGCGGAGCCCATCATCTGTTCGATCAATTGCCCGAACGGCGCTCCACTTCGCCTCCGAGATCAAGCTCGGCGTCGTCGCCAGGGTGCGCGGCAGGATCACCGCCTACCGAGGAACCGTCCAGATCACGGTTTCCGATGCCGTGTTGGAGACCGATCCGAATGCGCAGGTTTTGCATTGGCTGGACTGTGTCAG TCAGAATGTTACGCAATCGACACAGCCTTGA